A part of Doryrhamphus excisus isolate RoL2022-K1 chromosome 8, RoL_Dexc_1.0, whole genome shotgun sequence genomic DNA contains:
- the LOC131134254 gene encoding diacylglycerol kinase delta-like: protein MAEGPEILAVRCPDESSDSEPEQEPGTPQKLIRKVSTSGQIRSKTVLKEGDLMKQTSSFQRWKRRYFKLRGRTLYYAQNTKSIIFDEVDLTDASVAESSTKNVNNSFTVITPCRRLILCADNRKEMEEWMAALRSVQNRQNYESTQYSMDHFSGMHNWYACSHARPTYCNVCREALSGVTSHGLSCEVCKFKAHKRCAVRATNNCKWTTLASIGKDIIEDEEGVWMPHQWLEGNLPVSAKCSVCDKTCGSVLRLQDWRCLWCKTMVHSSCKEQLSSKCPLGQCKVSVIPPTALNSIDSDGFWKASCPPSCTSPLLVFVNSKSGDNQGVKFLRRFKQLLNPAQVFDLMNGGPHLGLRLFQKFDTFRILVCGGDGSVGWVLSEIDALMLHKQCQLGVLPLGTGNDLARVLGWGSACDDDTQLPQILEKLERASTKMLDRWSIMVYETKFPRQHSTSTVTEDCSEDSEVQQILTYEDSVAVHLSKILTSDQHSVVISSAKVLCETVKDFVARIGKAYEKNTESSEESDVMAKKCVVLKEKLDLLLKTLSDESHVSSLLPPAPPPTITEEQEEGKGFVLPLLRPQNQLSPDSTSCSPRPGASAAAIFKPREQLMLRANSLKKAIRQIIEHTEKAVDEQNAQTQPVFSLDAVKVDGLVEEDEDEEDKLSLQSYGAKLSSARRASKTPCERLMSKGSLSLGSSTSLPVPTGRGDNMPMLNTKILYPALRAGVSASLSSGSVISRLLVNAESFTSCDPDNMECYTEKCVMNNYFGIGLDAKISLDFNNKRDEHPEKCRSRTKNMMWYGVLGTKELLHRTYKNLEQRVLLECDGRPIPLPSLQGIAVLNIPSYAGGTNFWGGTKEDDTFTAPSFDDKILEVVAVFGSMQMAVSRVINLQHHRIAQCRTVKITILGDEGVPVQVDGEAWIQPPGYIKILHKNRTQTLTRDRAFESTLKSWEDKQKCEFPRGPSCPVAPPPLSSHPEIVSEEEASFVREFARAAGVLICSICQLAQSHHSLEQELAHAVNASSKSMDLVYVESGSIGTLSCGAVVRMVKDVKALLSETELLLAGKMSMVLDPPQQDQLNSALSSVDQQLRRLVDISWLSVVIDPSDHEGPLTDLAKPSRSAKFRLVPKFKKDKNNRNKETCGSLSLPDDFLLASVHQWGTEEVGAWLDFLCLSEYKDIFIGHDVRGSELVHLERRDLKDLGVTKVGHMKRILQGIRELSRNSSASEA, encoded by the exons ACGGTCTTGAAGGAAGGAGACTTGATGAAGCAGACCAGTTCTTTCCAGCGTTGGAAGAGAAGATATTTTAAACTGAGAGGAAGAACTCTGTACTATGCTCAAAACACCAAG TCCATCATCTTTGACGAAGTGGACCTGACGGATGCCAGCGTGGCCGAGTCGAGCACCAAGAACGTCAACAACAGCTTTACT gtAATCACCCCCTGCAGGCGTCTCATCCTGTGCGCAGACAACAGGAAGGAGATGGAGGAGTGGATGGCAGCTCTGCGGAGTGTTCAAAACAGACAAAACTATGAG TCCACCCAGTATAGCATGGACCACTTCAGTGGGATGCACAACTGGTACGCCTGCTCCCACGCCCGACCCACGTACTGCAACGTGTGCAGAGAGGCCCTGTCTGGAGTGACATCACACGGACTTTCCTGTGAAG TGTGTAAATTCAAGGCTCATAAGCGTTGCGCCGTTCGCGCCACCAACAACTGTAAATGGACGACGCTGGCATCCATCGGAAAGGACATCATCGAGGATGAGGAGGGG GTGTGGATGCCTCACCAGTGGCTTGAAGGGAATCTTCCGGTCTCGGCCAAATGTAGCGTTTGTGACAAAACCTGCGGCAGCGTCCTGCGGCTGCAGGACTGGCGTTGTCTCTGGTGCAAGACCATG GTGCACTCCAGCTGTAAGGAGCAGCTGTCCTCCAAGTGTCCCCTGGGCCAGTGTAAAGTGTCCGTCATCCCGCCCACGGCTCTCAACAGCATTGACTCTGATG GTTTCTGGAAAGCGTCGTGTCCCCCATCCTGCACCAGTCCTCTGCTGGTCTTCGTCAACTCCAAAAGTGGAGACAACCAGGGCGTGAAGTTCCTGCGGCGCTTCAAGCAGCTGCTCAACCCGGCCCAGGTCTTTGACTTGATGAACGGAGGACCACACCTGGG TCTGCGCCTCTTCCAGAAGTTTGACACTTTCAGGATCCTGGTCTGTGGAGGAGATGGCAGCGTGGGCTGGGTTCTGTCCGAAATCGACGCCCTCATGCTGCACAAGCAG TGTCAGCTGGGGGTTCTCCCTCTGGGAACCGGCAACGATCTGGCCCGGGTTCTGGGATGGGGGTCCGCCTGCGACGACGACACCCAACTACCTCAAATACTGGAGAAACTGGAGCGGGCCAGCACCAAGATGTTAGACAg GTGGAGCATCATGGTTTATGAGACCAAATTCCCACGGCAGCACTCCACCTCCACGGTCACAGAGGACTGCAGCGAGGACTCTGAG gtgcaGCAGATTCTCACCTATGAAGATTCCGTCGCTGTTCACCTTTCCAAAATTCTGACGTCAGACCAACACTCTGTTGTCATTTCCTCTGCGAA gGTTCTGTGCGAGACAGTCAAGGACTTTGTGGCCCGGATCGGGAAAGCCTATGAGAAAAACACAGAGAGCTCAGAAGAGTCGGACGTCATGGCAAAGAAG TGTGTGGTTCTCAAGGAGAAACTGGACCTGCTGCTCAAAACGCTCAGCGACGAGTCACACGTGTCTTCGCTACTGCCGCCGGCTCCACCCCCAACCATCAccgaggagcaggaagaaggcaAGGGCTTTGTCCTCCCCCTCCTCCGTCCTCAGAACCAATTGTCACCAGACTCCACCTCCTGTTCCCCCCGACCCGGCGCCTCTGCGGCAGCCATCTTTAAACCCAGAGAGCAACTGATGCTGCGCGCCAACAGCCTGAAGAAAGCCATCCGCCAGATCATCGAGCACACCGAGAAAG CTGTTGATGAGCAGAACGCACAAACGCAGCCCGTCTTCTCGCTGGACGCCGTCAAAGTGGACGGGCTTGTggaggaagacgaggacgaAGAAGACAAGCTGTCCCTGCAGTCATACGGCGCCAAACTCAGCAGCGCTCGCAGAG CCAGTAAGACACCATGCGAGAGGCTGATGAGTAAAGGCAGCCTGTCATTGGGCAGCtccacatcacttcctgtccctacAGGAAGAGGAGACAACATGCCGATGCTCAACACCAAGATCCTCTATCCTG cCCTCAGAGCAGGTGTGTCAGCTTCTCTGTCAAGTGGTTCCGTCATCAGTCGACTGCTCGTCAACGCTGAGTCATTCACATCATGTGACCCTGACAACAT ggagTGCTACACTGAGAAGTGTGTGATGAACAACTACTTTGGGATTGGACTGGATGCCAAAATTTCTCTGGACTTCAACAACAAAAGAGATGAACATCCTGAGAAGTGCAG gAGTCGCACAAAGAACATGATGTGGTACGGAGTTCTAGGAACCAAAGAGTTGCTGCACAGAACGTACAAGAACCTAGAGCAGAGAGTTTTGTTGGAG tgtgaCGGGCGGCCCATCCCCCTGCCCAGCCTCCAGGGTATCGCTGTGTTGAACATTCCAAGTTATGCTGGAGGAACAAACTTCTGGGGTGGAACCAAAGAGGACGAT ACTTTCACTGCTCCATCTTTTGATGACAAAATTCTTGAAGTAGTGGCTGTGTTTGGCAGCATGCAGATGGCCGTGTCCAGAGTCATAAACCTGCAACACCACCGCATTGCccag tGTCGCACAGTCAAGATCACGATCCTGGGGGATGAGGGCGTTCCTGTGCAGGTGGATGGCGAGGCCTGGATTCAACCTCCGGGTTACATCAAGATCCTCCACAAGAACCGGACCCAGACTTTAACCAGGGACCGC GCGTTCGAGAGCACCTTGAAGTCATGGGAGGACAAACAGAAGTGCGAGTTTCCTCGTGGTCCCTCTTGTCCTGTGGCCCCGCCCCCTCTCAGCAGCCATCCAGAAATCGTTTCTGAAGAAGAGGCGTCATTCGTGAGAGAGTTCGCTCGGGCTGCTGGAGTCCTCATCTGCAG TATCTGTCAGCTTGCTCAAAGTCACCACAGTCTGGAACAAGAACTTGCTCATGCTGTCAATGCCAGTTCCAAGTCCATGGACCTGGTCTATGTTGAGTCCGGAAGCATTGGG ACACTAAGCTGTGGTGCTGTGGTCCGAATGGTCAAAGACGTCAAAGCACTACTCAGCGAAACAGAGCTGCTCCTTGCTGGAAAGATGTCCATG GTTTTGGACCCACCTCAGCAAGACCAGCTGAACTCTGCATTGAGTTCAGTTGATCAGCAGCTTCGTCGACTGGTTGACATTTCGTGGTTGAGCGTCGTCATCGACCCATCTGACCATGAG GGTCCCCTGACAGACTTGGCCAAGCCCAGTCGGAGTGCAAAGTTCCGCCTGGTTCCGAAgtttaaaaaggacaaaaacaacagaaataagGAGACTTGTGGGTCTCTCTCTCTGCCAG ATGACTTCCTCTTGGCATCAGTTCACCAGTGGGGGACAGAGGAGGTGGGGGCCTGGCTCGACTTTCTCTGTCTCTCCGAGTATAAGGACATCTTTATCGGTCACGACGTCCGAGGAAGTGAGCTGGTCCACCTGGAGAGGAGGGACCTGAAG GACCTAGGGGTGACCAAGGTGGGTCACATGAAGAGAATCCTTCAGGGGATTCGAGAGCTCAGCAGGAACAGCAGTGCCAGCGAGGCCTAA